From one Mytilus edulis chromosome 1, xbMytEdul2.2, whole genome shotgun sequence genomic stretch:
- the LOC139514644 gene encoding solute carrier family 35 member E1 homolog — MDSEAILYGIKLVLVCIVWYISSASGNIIGKLVLTEFPYPMTVTLVQLISAAVYLGPILGLLGVPHTGNVPKRYYFTMIIPLALGKFLSSLSSHVSIWIVSVSYAHTVKATLPLFTVVLSRVLLGETQTLPVYLSLLPIIGGVIIATLTEVSFEFMGLLSALGATLGFSLMTIFSKKCLHETGLHHLRLLVLLCRISALCFFPVWLIFDFRKIISSDDTVVEGKSLATPVLLLFFDGLFSMLQNVFAFTVLAMVSTLSYAVANATKRVVIIGASLFVLQNPITMSNFIGMMIAIFGVLVYNKAKYDQNQAKKRETILPYIRSDSNLNAHYKGSLPHSKSMSNLRENGYVHPDDHILLQNNIQMDHVTLLPPMKDDKERGSFGLSDLHSRGVHHV; from the exons ATGGATAGTGAGGCCATATTGTATGGCATCAAGCTTGTCTTGGTGTGCATTGTTTGGTATATTTCCAGTGCGAGCGGAAATATTATTGGAAAGTTGGTGTTGACAGAATTTCCGTATCCTATGACAGTGACTCTCGTCCAGCTTATATCAGCAGCAGTTTATTTAGGCCCGATCCTAGGACTTCTAGGTGTCCCTCACACAGGCAATGTTCCTAAAAGATATTATTTCACCATGATTATTCCACTGGCATTAGGCAAATTCTTGTCATCACTATCTTCTCATGTCAGCATCTGGATAGTTTCCGTTTCATATGCCCATACTG TGAAAGCCACCTTGCCATTATTTACTGTTGTTCTTTCAAGAGTTCTGCTTGGGGAAACACAAACATTGCCA GTATATTTATCATTACTGCCTATCATAGGAGGTGTTATCATTGCTACATTAACAGAAGTATCATTTGAGTTTATGGGATTACTCAGTGCTCTTGGTGCTACACTAGGATTCTCATTAATGACTATTTTCTCTAAAAAG TGTCTACATGAAACTGGCCTTCATCATTTACGACTACTAGTGTTACTGTGTAGAATATCTGCTTTATGTTTCTTTCCTGTTTGgttgatatttgattttagaaaaattatcTCCAGTGATGATACAGTA GTAGAGGGAAAGTCTCTGGCCACCCcagtattattattgttttttgatGGCTTGTTCAGCATGTTACAGAATGTATTTGCCTTCACTGTTCTGGCTATGGTATCTACATTGAGTTATGCTGTAGCTAATGCCACAAAGAGAGTGGTTATTATTGGTGCTTCTCTGTTCGTTTTACAGAACCCTATAACTATGTCAAATTTTATTGGAATGATGATTGCAATATTTGGGGTGTTAGTTTATAACAAG GCTAAATATGACCAAAACCAAGCAAAAAAGAGAGAGACAATTCTTCCTTATATTCGTAGTGACTCGAATCTCAATGCACATTATAAAGGTAGTCTTCCTCATTCCAAAAGTATGTCTAATCTACGGGAAAATGGATATGTCCATCCGGATGATCATATATTGTTACAGAATAATATTCAAATGGACCATGTGACGTTGCTTCCACCAATGAAAGATGATAAAGAAAGAGGTAGTTTTGGACTTTCAGATTTGCATTCCAGAGGAGTTCATCATgtgtga
- the LOC139514635 gene encoding ribitol-5-phosphate transferase FKTN-like — MRRWKYLKPLCIAAALFLFIQFFVLIHLSSNQGDADTHSHNGKIVVELLQKSWTDSPLFLLEPSILSAVSAGTNSKEDCVYLCNNNKVITFGIIGNLSKTLSLTVHKLRQDGFSAVDSSDEHPDSLTKENRMPVKITTHIFVQHMKYPEPTIHIVVFYNRKPGFLWHSQIQIATSDIAFGSTAGAYEPFNLQKKTIDNVQLHVPSPITTFLQQVPHSEFIECNYARAEAFYLKNPRDKSEQAIHFQRKARQLISIAQKVLDGLGIRFWISSGTTLGWFRQCDIIPYSQDVDLGIWIKDYKPEMVQAFEKAGLPLRFLFGKVEDSYQMAFLSGEVKLDIFFFYEDDSSMWNAATVTETGEKLRYVFPRFKLCWTTLLEIKVRIPCPTQPYIEANYGNQWQTQIKTWDWKSSAPNVRHNGYWPKDQWEKVIQMYE; from the exons ATGAGGAGATGGAAATATCTTAAACCCCTTTGCATTGCTGCTGCATTGTTTCTATTCATCCAATTCTTTGTATTGATTCATTTGAGTTCAAACCAG GGTGATGCAGACACCCACAGCCATAATGGCAAG ATAGTGGTTGAGTTATTGCAGAAGTCCTGGACTGACAGTCCCTTGTTTCTACTAGAGCCTTCAATCTTATCTGCAGTGTCAGCTGGAACCAACTCAAAAGAAGATTGTGTTTATTTGTGTAATAATAACAAAGTTATTACATTTGGTATCATTGGAAACCTATCCAAAACTTTG tcCTTAACGGTTCATAAGTTAAGACAGGATGGTTTCTCAGCTGTGGATTCATCAGATGAACATCCTGATTCACTTACCAAAGAAAATAGAATGCCAGTCAAAATaaccacacatatatttgttCAACATATGAAATACCCAGAACCCACCATTcatattgttgtattttacaaCAGAAAACCAGGCTTTCTATGGCACAGCCAGATACAGATTGCAACATCAGATATAGCTTTTGGTTCAACTGCTGGAGCATATGAACC GTTTAATTTACAAAAGAAGACAATAGACAATGTCCAGTTACATGTGCCATCTCCTATCACAACATTTCTACAACAAGTGCCTCATTCTGAATTCATTGAATGTAATTATGCAAGAGCTGAAGCTTTCTATCTGAAAAACCCAAGAGACAAATCTGAACAGGCTATACATTTCCAAAGAAAAGCTAGACAACTTATATCAATAGCACAAAAAGTATTAGACGGTCTTGGTATAAGATTCTGGATAAGTAGTGGTACTACATTGG GTTGGTTCCGACAGTGTGATATAATCCCTTACTCTCAGGATGTAGACTTGGGCATATGGATCAAAGACTATAAGCCAGAAATGGTTCAAGCTTTTGAAAAGGCAGGGCTTCCTCTCAGATTTTTATTTGGAAAA GTAGAAGATAGCTACCAAATGGCATTCCTATCTGGGGAAGTGAAACTtgacatatttttcttttatgaagATGATTCCTCCATGTGGAATGCTGCAACAGTGACAGAAACTGGAGAGAAACTTCG atATGTATTTCCAAGGTTTAAATTATGTTGGACAACATTATTGGAGATAAAAGTTAGGATACCATGTCCAACTCAACCATACATTGAAGCAAACTATGGAAATCAGTGGCAGACacaaataaaaacatgggattgGAAATCAAGTGCTCCTAATGTTAGACATAATGGCTACTGGCCAAAGGACCAATGGGAAAAGGTTATACAAATGTATGAGTAA